One Tolypothrix bouteillei VB521301 DNA window includes the following coding sequences:
- a CDS encoding pilus assembly FimT family protein, protein MLEILVIVLVVGLLAAISVPSWLAFVDLQRLKTAQGEVYQAMRQAQSLAVKNKLTWQVSFRENNGIVQWAVHQAQADNFLPYTISVNNNLWHNLDTNIRIDTVKNNKGKSETTLPKDTSTQTWRVIFNYQGCPVYQVGDECTQTSLRTLGQITFSSKNGGKAKRCVYISTILGAMRMGKEHDKANENSKYCY, encoded by the coding sequence GTGTTAGAGATTTTGGTCATTGTTTTAGTAGTTGGGTTATTAGCTGCGATCTCAGTTCCTAGTTGGCTAGCCTTTGTTGACCTTCAAAGACTGAAAACTGCTCAAGGCGAAGTTTACCAAGCTATGCGTCAAGCCCAAAGTTTGGCTGTAAAAAACAAGTTAACCTGGCAAGTCAGTTTTCGTGAAAATAATGGTATTGTGCAATGGGCAGTTCATCAAGCACAAGCTGACAATTTTCTCCCATATACTATTAGTGTCAACAATAATCTATGGCATAACTTGGATACAAATATTCGGATTGATACAGTAAAAAATAATAAAGGGAAATCCGAGACAACGTTGCCAAAAGACACTTCAACCCAAACATGGCGAGTCATATTTAATTACCAAGGCTGTCCTGTCTATCAAGTTGGAGATGAATGCACTCAAACATCACTGAGAACATTAGGACAAATAACCTTTTCTAGTAAAAATGGTGGTAAAGCCAAGCGCTGCGTCTATATCTCTACAATACTAGGTGCCATGCGAATGGGAAAAGAGCACGACAAGGCTAATGAAAACAGCAAATATTGCTATTAA
- a CDS encoding nucleotidyltransferase family protein, translating into MKLKEVLQEHREEILSIAAKHGACNVRIFGSVARGEETDLSDIDFLIDYDIQKITAWFPVGLIQDLENLLNRKVDVITTSSLHSFIQDKVFNEAIPL; encoded by the coding sequence ATGAAGCTAAAAGAAGTTCTTCAAGAACACCGCGAAGAAATTCTCAGTATCGCGGCTAAGCACGGAGCTTGTAATGTACGGATTTTTGGAAGCGTAGCTAGAGGAGAAGAAACAGATTTAAGTGATATTGATTTTTTAATTGATTATGATATACAGAAAATCACAGCTTGGTTTCCAGTTGGTTTAATTCAGGATTTAGAAAATTTATTAAATCGTAAAGTTGATGTAATAACTACTAGTTCTTTACATTCTTTTATTCAAGATAAAGTCTTTAATGAGGCGATTCCTTTATGA
- a CDS encoding DUF86 domain-containing protein, translated as MKDGRVYLIHIRDCLARIKQYTSEGKELFFNDIKIQDAVLRNIQTMCESIQKLPNDWKNAYPEVDWNRIAGFRNILTHEYLNIDLKIVWNVIENYLPHL; from the coding sequence ATGAAAGACGGTCGTGTTTATCTTATTCACATTCGCGATTGTCTTGCAAGAATTAAACAATATACTTCTGAAGGCAAAGAATTGTTTTTTAATGATATTAAAATTCAAGATGCAGTTTTAAGAAATATTCAGACAATGTGTGAGTCTATACAAAAATTACCGAATGATTGGAAAAATGCATATCCAGAAGTAGACTGGAATCGTATTGCGGGTTTCCGTAATATATTAACCCATGAATACTTAAATATAGATCTCAAAATTGTTTGGAATGTTATTGAAAACTATTTACCCCATTTGTAA
- a CDS encoding glycosyltransferase encodes MNSIQTLQKISVIIPAYNSAKTILETIESVLKQTFNNFEILVINDGSQDSTLALVSEVKDDRIKVFSYSNAGANVSRNRGLYHAVGDYVSFLDADDLWTPDKLELQLQALQENENAMVAYSWTDYIDEKSNFLLSGTHIAENGNVYEKLLVINFLESGSNPLIRRESLIKLGGFDESLTAAQDWDMWLRLAFDYQFVAVPKVQILYRKSGNSLSSNLARQEKACLLVLNKAYSNSPASTQSLRHQSLANLYKYLSCKALEQPFNRHKGKAAGIFLMKYVIHNSSRLKYAKMTLIMLLKIILIISLPEILSTAVLKGINKKFTNKTKNNQ; translated from the coding sequence ATGAATAGTATTCAAACTCTTCAAAAAATATCTGTTATTATACCTGCTTATAATAGTGCAAAAACAATTCTAGAAACTATTGAATCTGTTTTAAAACAAACTTTTAATAATTTTGAAATTCTTGTCATCAATGATGGCTCGCAAGATTCTACTTTAGCTCTTGTTTCAGAGGTTAAAGACGACCGAATAAAAGTATTTTCTTATTCTAATGCTGGTGCAAATGTTAGCCGTAACAGGGGACTATACCATGCAGTTGGAGATTATGTTAGTTTTTTAGATGCAGATGATCTCTGGACACCAGACAAGCTAGAATTGCAATTGCAAGCTTTGCAAGAAAATGAAAATGCAATGGTTGCTTATAGTTGGACAGATTATATTGATGAAAAGAGTAACTTTTTACTTTCAGGAACTCATATTGCTGAGAACGGTAATGTCTATGAAAAACTATTAGTAATTAATTTTTTAGAAAGTGGTTCCAATCCCTTAATACGAAGAGAATCTTTAATCAAATTAGGTGGATTTGATGAATCTCTAACTGCTGCTCAAGATTGGGATATGTGGTTGCGATTAGCTTTTGATTATCAATTTGTGGCTGTACCGAAAGTACAAATTTTATACCGTAAAAGTGGTAATTCTCTATCATCTAATCTTGCCAGACAAGAAAAAGCCTGCTTGTTAGTGCTTAATAAAGCTTATAGCAATAGCCCTGCTTCAACACAATCTCTTCGGCATCAAAGCTTAGCAAATCTATATAAATATCTTAGTTGTAAAGCCTTAGAACAACCTTTTAATCGACATAAAGGTAAAGCTGCAGGTATATTTTTAATGAAATATGTTATCCATAACTCTTCTAGACTTAAGTATGCCAAAATGACATTAATAATGTTGCTGAAAATTATTCTAATTATTTCGTTACCTGAAATTTTATCAACAGCGGTACTGAAAGGTATAAATAAAAAATTTACTAACAAAACAAAAAATAATCAATAA
- the hpsE gene encoding hormogonium polysaccharide biosynthesis glycosyltransferase HpsE: MENVSLDFTVAIPTYNGESRLPKVLEHLRGQTEVENIKWEVIVIDNNSNDKTAEVIREYQKSWNHDFPLKYFLEKNQGITYARVRAICEAKGKLIGFIDDDIHPASHWVKEAFIFGKEHPQAGAWGGQIHGNFEVEPPENFTRIKSFFAIRERGSEPHLYDPVNLSLPPGAALVFRQEAWQKSIPKQLIFKGRLGKLKLAGDDFELLLHLHKSGWEIWYNPAMHTYHQIPQWRLERNYLVTLARGCGLCVCQLRFINTNNWLKPIIFIKIFLGGLRRMLRHIIKYKVKFKNDVIENFEFEFYLSSTISPFYTLISCITEYLINILKFNYE; encoded by the coding sequence ATGGAAAATGTTTCTTTAGACTTTACCGTAGCTATTCCTACATACAATGGAGAAAGCCGCTTACCAAAAGTTCTGGAACATTTGCGAGGGCAAACCGAAGTAGAAAACATTAAGTGGGAAGTTATTGTCATTGACAATAATAGTAATGATAAGACGGCGGAAGTGATTCGAGAGTACCAAAAAAGCTGGAATCATGATTTTCCATTGAAGTACTTTCTGGAAAAAAACCAAGGTATTACTTATGCAAGAGTGCGTGCTATCTGCGAAGCTAAAGGAAAACTGATTGGATTTATAGATGATGATATTCACCCCGCCTCACATTGGGTGAAAGAAGCATTTATATTTGGTAAAGAGCACCCCCAGGCAGGTGCATGGGGAGGTCAAATTCATGGTAATTTTGAAGTTGAACCTCCAGAAAATTTTACAAGAATAAAAAGTTTTTTTGCTATTAGAGAACGGGGTTCAGAACCACATTTATATGATCCAGTCAATTTAAGCCTCCCTCCTGGTGCAGCACTAGTTTTTCGTCAAGAGGCTTGGCAGAAAAGTATTCCCAAACAGCTAATTTTTAAGGGAAGGTTAGGTAAGTTAAAGTTAGCGGGTGATGATTTTGAATTATTACTTCACCTACATAAATCAGGATGGGAAATTTGGTACAATCCAGCCATGCATACTTATCATCAAATACCGCAATGGCGGCTTGAAAGAAATTATTTAGTAACTTTAGCTCGTGGTTGTGGTCTTTGTGTATGTCAATTACGTTTTATTAATACAAATAATTGGCTGAAACCTATAATTTTTATCAAGATTTTTTTAGGTGGCTTACGAAGAATGCTGCGTCACATTATCAAGTATAAAGTGAAATTTAAAAATGATGTTATTGAAAATTTTGAATTTGAATTTTATCTAAGTAGTACGATAAGCCCTTTCTATACTTTAATAAGTTGTATCACTGAGTATTTAATTAATATTTTAAAATTTAACTATGAATAG
- the hpsE gene encoding hormogonium polysaccharide biosynthesis glycosyltransferase HpsE: MTGCLDFTVAIPTYNGESRLPELLERLRNQLNTEDISWEIIVVDNNSTDNTAIVVKNYQASWQCPYRLKYCFEAQQGAAYARQRAVEEAQGTLIGFLDDDNYPALDWVAAAYAFGQNNPKAGAYGSQVHGEFEVEPPENFEKIACFLAVIERGIKPHRYEPYMKVLPPGAGLVVRKEAWCKTVPKRLVLNNKGKEAGLASEDLEAVLYIQLGGWEIWYNPEMHIDHQIPAWRLQKEYLICLFRCVGLSKHHLRMLRTQPWKRPLASVGYLVNDLRKIITHLVKYRGAIQNNLIAACEMELLISSLISPFFLLKIKHFNNYF; the protein is encoded by the coding sequence ATGACTGGGTGCCTTGACTTTACTGTAGCTATCCCAACTTATAACGGTGAAAGTCGTTTGCCTGAGCTATTAGAACGATTGAGAAATCAACTAAATACCGAAGATATATCTTGGGAAATTATAGTTGTAGATAATAACAGCACGGATAATACTGCTATTGTTGTTAAAAATTATCAAGCTTCTTGGCAATGTCCCTATCGTCTCAAGTACTGCTTTGAAGCACAACAAGGAGCCGCTTATGCCAGACAACGGGCAGTTGAAGAAGCTCAAGGTACTTTAATAGGTTTTCTTGATGACGACAATTACCCAGCATTAGATTGGGTAGCAGCTGCTTACGCTTTTGGTCAAAACAACCCAAAAGCAGGAGCTTATGGTAGCCAGGTTCATGGTGAATTTGAAGTTGAACCTCCAGAAAATTTTGAGAAAATAGCTTGTTTTTTAGCCGTTATTGAGAGGGGTATAAAACCTCATCGTTATGAGCCTTATATGAAAGTTTTACCTCCTGGTGCTGGCTTAGTAGTCCGAAAAGAAGCTTGGTGTAAAACAGTCCCTAAACGTCTTGTGTTAAATAATAAGGGTAAAGAAGCTGGTTTAGCTAGTGAAGATTTAGAAGCCGTATTATATATTCAGTTGGGTGGTTGGGAAATTTGGTATAACCCAGAAATGCATATTGATCATCAAATTCCAGCATGGCGATTGCAAAAAGAATATTTAATTTGTTTGTTCCGCTGTGTTGGTTTGAGTAAGCATCACCTGCGTATGTTAAGAACGCAACCTTGGAAAAGACCTTTAGCAAGTGTGGGATACTTAGTTAATGATTTACGCAAAATCATTACTCACTTGGTTAAATACCGAGGCGCAATTCAAAATAACTTAATTGCTGCCTGTGAAATGGAACTGTTAATCAGCAGTTTGATCAGCCCTTTCTTTCTGTTAAAAATTAAACATTTTAATAATTATTTTTAG
- a CDS encoding prepilin-type N-terminal cleavage/methylation domain-containing protein — protein MYKVALLLVLEKITKEQQYLRNQSCHITKHRHSDYGFSLLEILVAVLMIGILAAIAAPGWLAFVNRQRVNKANDAILTALQQAQREAKKNKRTYSVSFRNDNGIPKVAIHFNTSPPATTNPIWKPLGEDMTFKSGQVLLYSNLDSSTYNKLVSTGNVNYTPSSGTGSLGTITFDYMGALLDASALSQQLGLKIAVATPNSGNYSATDRLKRCVVVETLLGGMRTGKNSNNCN, from the coding sequence ATGTACAAAGTAGCTTTACTGTTGGTACTAGAGAAAATTACTAAAGAGCAGCAATATTTGAGAAATCAATCTTGCCATATAACTAAACACCGCCACAGTGACTATGGTTTCTCATTACTAGAAATCTTAGTAGCTGTGCTAATGATAGGAATTTTAGCTGCGATTGCAGCACCAGGTTGGCTTGCCTTTGTTAATCGGCAAAGGGTTAATAAAGCTAATGATGCTATCTTAACAGCTCTACAACAAGCTCAAAGAGAAGCTAAAAAGAATAAACGTACTTACAGCGTTAGTTTTAGAAATGACAATGGTATCCCTAAAGTAGCGATTCATTTTAATACTAGTCCACCTGCAACTACCAATCCAATCTGGAAACCTTTAGGTGAGGATATGACATTTAAATCAGGACAAGTTTTACTATATTCCAATCTTGATTCCAGCACTTACAATAAACTAGTTTCCACTGGTAATGTGAACTACACTCCTTCATCAGGAACTGGTTCTCTTGGTACAATTACGTTTGATTACATGGGAGCTTTACTAGATGCGAGTGCGTTATCACAACAGCTTGGTTTAAAAATTGCTGTAGCTACACCCAATTCCGGAAATTACTCCGCAACTGATAGACTAAAGCGATGTGTCGTTGTAGAAACTCTACTTGGGGGAATGCGAACAGGAAAGAATAGTAACAACTGTAATTAA
- the hpsC gene encoding hormogonium polysaccharide secretion pseudopilin HpsC, translating to MKTLLRFILSTQFKCAKVNKKISGFTLIELLVAMILAALVITPLMAFMINVMDSERKEQAKVTTEQEIQAALDYIARDLQQAVYIYDADGVTRNNNSSNTSLSGIQDQIPPVKSTTGCSPTSTNNTSVCTPVLVFWKREFLANSVGVTAATQTAQATTDDGFAYSLVAYYLITNPSSTSPWSPAARIARFRIRGAVNAAFANSTGNDSSKSAGFKPPPLDLNISGAELKDKMNQWKTGLGAGASYDQPALTLVDYVSTTGPAVTCPTGTQGIGSSGFYACVNARELLARVYIRGTAMARLNNNNGASYTNKNSTYFPSASIQVQGRGFLSPQ from the coding sequence ATGAAGACTTTATTGAGATTCATCTTGAGCACTCAATTCAAATGCGCCAAAGTAAACAAAAAAATAAGCGGTTTTACTCTGATTGAACTTTTAGTCGCTATGATTCTTGCAGCGCTCGTCATCACACCTTTAATGGCGTTTATGATTAATGTTATGGACAGCGAGCGTAAAGAACAAGCAAAAGTAACCACTGAGCAAGAAATACAAGCAGCCCTTGATTACATAGCTCGTGACTTACAGCAAGCAGTATACATTTATGATGCAGATGGAGTGACAAGGAACAACAATAGTTCAAATACTTCCTTGTCAGGAATTCAAGATCAAATACCACCAGTCAAGTCTACTACTGGTTGTAGCCCTACTAGTACTAACAATACAAGTGTTTGTACACCCGTACTTGTTTTTTGGAAGCGAGAGTTTTTAGCCAATAGTGTTGGAGTCACAGCCGCCACTCAAACGGCACAAGCAACAACAGATGATGGCTTTGCTTACTCATTAGTAGCATACTACTTGATTACTAACCCCAGTTCAACCTCTCCTTGGTCTCCTGCTGCAAGGATTGCAAGATTCAGAATTCGAGGAGCAGTGAACGCAGCATTTGCTAACTCAACAGGAAATGATAGTAGCAAAAGCGCAGGCTTTAAGCCACCACCATTAGATCTTAACATTAGTGGTGCGGAGCTAAAAGACAAGATGAACCAGTGGAAAACTGGATTAGGTGCTGGTGCTAGTTACGATCAACCTGCATTGACTTTAGTAGATTACGTAAGTACCACTGGGCCTGCGGTTACTTGTCCTACTGGTACACAAGGTATAGGAAGTAGCGGTTTTTACGCTTGTGTAAATGCGAGAGAGCTATTGGCAAGAGTGTACATAAGAGGTACTGCTATGGCTCGTCTCAATAATAACAATGGTGCTTCTTATACAAATAAAAATTCTACTTATTTTCCTAGTGCAAGTATCCAGGTGCAAGGACGTGGATTTTTATCTCCTCAATAA
- the hpsB gene encoding hormogonium polysaccharide secretion pseudopilin HpsB, protein MMIGKYTSRKRLQVILVNKIAAPFLQANQAGFTIIESLIALMVVSILLAAIAPVITLSVATRVQSRRVELATRAAKTYIDGVRTKQILAPAPPGSTTTLSNFSAPTASGSFSCTANSYCTNTATASTPPTNLYCVDFDGSGTCEGTSTTDMVVQAFRPDSNDPAMGYSLGVRVYRADAFRLNTTLLKNTSTTKVTQNPFTGGAGKRSAPLVEMTTEINDAVPKYGDLCTRLGGCN, encoded by the coding sequence ATGATGATAGGGAAATACACTAGCCGCAAAAGACTACAGGTAATTTTAGTCAACAAAATAGCAGCGCCTTTCCTACAAGCTAACCAAGCAGGGTTCACAATTATTGAATCTTTAATAGCACTTATGGTAGTAAGCATTTTGCTAGCAGCGATCGCACCAGTTATTACCCTGTCAGTGGCAACGCGTGTTCAATCTCGACGAGTGGAGCTAGCAACCCGAGCTGCCAAAACTTACATTGATGGGGTAAGAACAAAACAAATTCTAGCCCCAGCTCCCCCAGGCAGTACTACTACACTATCGAATTTCAGCGCACCGACAGCATCAGGAAGCTTTAGCTGTACTGCAAACTCCTACTGTACAAACACAGCGACAGCATCAACTCCACCAACTAATTTATATTGTGTTGATTTTGATGGCTCTGGTACTTGTGAAGGAACTAGTACCACAGATATGGTTGTGCAAGCTTTTCGTCCAGACAGCAACGATCCTGCTATGGGCTACTCTTTAGGGGTGCGAGTTTATAGAGCAGATGCATTTAGGCTAAACACAACTTTGCTTAAAAATACTTCCACAACCAAAGTAACACAAAATCCTTTTACTGGAGGTGCAGGTAAACGCTCTGCACCTTTGGTGGAAATGACAACAGAGATTAACGATGCTGTACCTAAGTATGGTGACCTTTGTACCCGTCTTGGTGGTTGCAATTAA